In Wenyingzhuangia fucanilytica, the following are encoded in one genomic region:
- a CDS encoding BNR-4 repeat-containing protein, with protein MKKKYLKFMYGFKSMQLYLILLCAFISHAQVVLENEIKITDFGLHFDGSKVTSGATNTGDSSPYDYYFGRNISAHGDCIKTYNEYVFMTWYRGGKDDRHVMLTRYNTNTGSQVTVEFPHRHTGYQNKYWIGESHNSIAVAVSPIDGTIHLLYDMHAYSNTRPSDGSLSNDYFRYSYSVKNAASVPDGEFTLNQFVQNNTGGYKHLSLNGGEDYTNFAALTYPQFFLNDAGDIFMYMREGGNNNGAYKFSKYDATTSTWSSFTHFNVLNAKNQSGIDYNWGLYGNMKYVNGKIRIGFQRRLANNNDKYQYQNGVYYAYSDNQNGTNAWKNHQGQNISLPLYDADLIKVMEPGDYVQSTEANKVYIVGDFDWTVTNNGDVHIISKVKDNQYNVTKYLHTYKPAGSTDFITTEDFSRATSIYTAGDNIYIIGLTSAGRVFVEKAEGGTNNFTRVYEATSGRTFDHGRVHIADGKLYYYLMEDSSGDARPLYLQIVDLDIHQDPFRVSLTSPTSGEVFEVGETVQISANAIDENNGISKVEFRVNGSYHGEDNTEPYTINFISNTEGDQSIQAVAYNTNNETVSSAEITINFKIHDPTDLTNDVYKLKNVATGKYLTSDDSNLIGSDSGDGVAKEWEFVNAGTGDFVNINSRTSKGVLRFTGGSAGTMINTSFSPPRTDTDKIWTVHYHQADDNYSFETNNVNRYLYHDVNEGIIHSSSSDNGSRWVLESTSEDLSTDDVQINSIKVFPNPASESFTISFKGATNASVIIYNILGETIYKEVTSNQTITINNHDRFKPGVYLIRIVGDYHKVLNTKLIIE; from the coding sequence ATGAAAAAAAAATATTTAAAGTTTATGTATGGATTTAAATCCATGCAATTATATCTTATACTTCTTTGTGCATTTATTTCACATGCACAGGTTGTGTTAGAAAATGAAATAAAAATAACAGATTTCGGGTTACATTTTGATGGATCAAAAGTTACTAGTGGAGCAACAAATACTGGAGATAGTTCTCCTTATGACTATTATTTTGGTCGAAATATTTCAGCACATGGAGATTGTATAAAAACATATAATGAATATGTTTTTATGACATGGTATCGTGGGGGTAAAGACGATCGTCATGTGATGCTAACACGATATAATACAAATACAGGAAGTCAAGTAACTGTTGAGTTTCCACATAGGCATACAGGTTATCAAAATAAATATTGGATAGGAGAATCTCATAACAGCATAGCCGTAGCAGTTAGTCCTATAGATGGCACAATTCATTTATTATATGATATGCATGCATATAGTAACACAAGACCTTCTGATGGTAGTTTAAGTAATGACTACTTTAGATACTCTTATTCTGTAAAAAATGCAGCATCTGTACCTGATGGAGAATTTACTTTAAATCAATTTGTTCAAAATAATACAGGAGGGTACAAACATTTAAGTTTAAATGGAGGAGAAGATTATACCAATTTTGCAGCTTTAACTTATCCACAATTTTTTCTAAACGATGCAGGTGATATTTTTATGTATATGAGAGAAGGAGGGAATAATAATGGTGCATATAAATTTTCAAAATATGATGCTACTACTTCTACATGGTCAAGTTTTACACACTTTAATGTTTTAAATGCTAAAAATCAATCTGGGATAGATTACAATTGGGGACTTTACGGAAACATGAAATATGTAAATGGAAAAATAAGAATTGGTTTTCAAAGAAGATTGGCTAATAATAATGATAAATACCAATATCAAAATGGTGTATATTATGCCTATTCAGATAATCAAAATGGTACAAATGCGTGGAAAAATCATCAAGGTCAAAATATTTCTTTACCTCTTTATGATGCTGATTTAATTAAAGTAATGGAACCAGGTGATTATGTGCAATCAACGGAAGCAAATAAAGTTTACATTGTTGGTGATTTTGATTGGACAGTTACTAATAATGGAGATGTACATATTATTAGTAAGGTAAAAGACAATCAATACAATGTAACTAAATATTTACACACCTATAAGCCTGCTGGTTCTACTGATTTTATTACTACTGAAGATTTTTCAAGAGCCACTTCAATTTACACAGCTGGAGATAATATATATATTATTGGTTTAACCAGTGCTGGTCGTGTTTTTGTAGAAAAGGCAGAAGGGGGAACTAATAATTTTACTAGAGTTTATGAAGCTACCTCAGGTAGAACTTTTGATCATGGTAGAGTGCATATTGCTGATGGTAAATTGTATTATTACCTTATGGAGGATAGTTCTGGTGATGCACGTCCTTTATATCTTCAGATAGTAGATTTAGATATTCATCAAGATCCTTTTAGAGTTTCTTTAACATCTCCTACTAGTGGGGAAGTTTTTGAGGTTGGTGAAACTGTTCAAATTTCAGCAAATGCTATTGATGAAAATAATGGTATTTCTAAAGTTGAATTTAGGGTAAACGGTTCTTATCATGGAGAGGATAACACAGAACCATATACTATTAATTTTATTTCAAATACAGAAGGGGATCAGAGCATACAAGCCGTAGCTTATAATACAAACAATGAGACTGTAAGTTCTGCTGAAATCACCATCAATTTTAAGATTCATGATCCTACAGATTTAACCAATGATGTTTATAAGTTAAAAAATGTGGCTACAGGAAAATATTTAACTTCAGATGATTCAAACCTTATAGGAAGTGATTCTGGTGATGGAGTCGCTAAAGAGTGGGAGTTTGTGAATGCTGGAACAGGGGATTTTGTCAACATCAATAGTCGTACAAGTAAGGGGGTTTTAAGGTTTACTGGAGGTTCTGCAGGAACTATGATTAATACATCTTTTTCTCCTCCAAGAACAGATACTGATAAAATATGGACCGTTCATTATCATCAAGCAGATGACAATTATTCTTTCGAAACTAATAATGTAAATAGGTATTTATATCACGATGTAAATGAAGGAATTATTCATTCATCATCTTCAGATAACGGAAGTAGATGGGTTTTAGAATCTACTTCAGAAGATTTAAGTACAGATGATGTTCAAATAAATAGTATTAAAGTATTTCCAAATCCTGCAAGTGAAAGTTTTACGATTTCTTTTAAAGGAGCAACCAATGCTAGTGTAATAATTTATAATATACTTGGTGAAACTATATATAAAGAGGTAACCTCTAACCAAACCATTACAATAAACAATCATGACAGGTTTAAACCAGGAGTGTACTTAATTAGAATTGTAGGAGATTATCATAAAGTGTTGAATACTAAATTAATTATAGAATAA